A genomic region of Roseofilum casamattae BLCC-M143 contains the following coding sequences:
- a CDS encoding PEP-CTERM sorting domain-containing protein has product MKNLYSISKGIVATTTVTLTGLGFITLTSGTAEAITFGTTWDSPDKCADVGTVSVPTTCSLQDLFDSQTVSGPGIDAEDDTGFEWFTNTATGNATGSFMFEVAGFAPHNQFGIYNSAGDQIRLFDGVNDEGDSTFVTFLAGGKVSRITQQFAPDADDATPVFDTFEDFGNEFGFYLTNKKGETFYTQSAKNDGGYQQAAVYQGDNETVMELPGKAPGTFTDNEFIIAFEDLFRGGNSDSDFNDLVVMMESIEPVDDIPEPSMLLGLGILGASFWSMRRRDRI; this is encoded by the coding sequence ATGAAGAACCTCTATTCTATCTCCAAAGGTATTGTTGCAACGACTACTGTTACTCTGACCGGTTTAGGTTTCATAACTCTTACCAGTGGAACTGCGGAAGCAATAACATTTGGCACAACATGGGATAGTCCCGACAAATGTGCCGATGTCGGTACCGTATCCGTCCCCACCACCTGCTCTCTGCAAGACCTCTTTGACAGTCAAACCGTAAGCGGGCCGGGGATTGATGCCGAAGACGATACGGGTTTTGAATGGTTTACCAATACCGCAACGGGTAATGCAACTGGCTCCTTTATGTTTGAAGTGGCTGGTTTTGCTCCCCACAACCAGTTCGGTATTTACAACAGCGCAGGAGACCAGATTCGCTTATTTGATGGAGTCAATGATGAGGGTGATTCTACCTTTGTTACCTTCCTGGCTGGTGGAAAAGTCAGTCGGATTACTCAGCAGTTTGCACCCGACGCTGACGATGCAACTCCCGTGTTCGATACGTTTGAGGACTTTGGTAATGAGTTCGGCTTCTACTTAACCAACAAAAAGGGCGAGACGTTCTATACTCAGAGTGCCAAAAATGATGGCGGTTATCAGCAAGCGGCCGTGTACCAAGGCGATAATGAAACCGTGATGGAATTACCTGGAAAAGCACCAGGAACATTCACTGATAATGAGTTCATCATTGCTTTTGAAGATTTGTTTCGTGGAGGAAATTCCGATTCTGACTTCAACGATCTGGTCGTGATGATGGAGTCCATCGAACCGGTGGATGATATTCCCGAACCCTCCATGTTGCTTGGATTAGGTATTTTAGGAGCCAGTTTCTGGTCGATGCGCCGCCGCGATCGCATTTAA
- a CDS encoding glutathione binding-like protein, which produces MIDLYTFGTPNGRKASIMLEEVELPYTVHQIDIKQGDQFAPEFVAINPNSKIPAICDRETDITVFESGAILIYLAEKTGKLMPTDLKGRFQVIEWLMLQMGSVGPMFGQLNHFRKFAPETIPYAINRYEKETLRLYGVLDKQLEQNEYICGDYSIADIAIFPWVNIYEFQELTLEGYPNLQRWVETLRQRSAVQRGLAIP; this is translated from the coding sequence ATGATTGACCTCTATACCTTTGGTACGCCGAATGGACGCAAAGCTTCTATCATGTTAGAAGAAGTTGAACTGCCTTACACCGTTCATCAGATTGATATTAAGCAAGGCGACCAGTTTGCGCCGGAGTTTGTCGCGATTAATCCGAATAGCAAAATTCCGGCGATTTGCGATCGCGAAACGGATATAACCGTCTTTGAGTCTGGCGCCATTTTAATCTATTTGGCCGAAAAAACCGGGAAACTGATGCCAACCGACCTCAAAGGACGCTTTCAAGTCATTGAATGGTTAATGTTGCAAATGGGAAGCGTCGGCCCTATGTTCGGTCAGCTCAACCATTTCCGAAAATTTGCCCCAGAGACTATTCCTTATGCGATTAACCGTTACGAGAAAGAAACTCTAAGGCTCTATGGGGTTTTAGATAAGCAACTGGAACAGAACGAGTATATCTGTGGAGATTATTCCATTGCCGATATTGCTATCTTTCCCTGGGTTAACATTTATGAGTTCCAGGAATTAACTCTAGAGGGTTATCCTAATCTGCAACGCTGGGTAGAAACCTTGCGCCAACGTTCTGCGGTGCAACGAGGTCTGGCGATTCCTTAG
- the crtB gene encoding 15-cis-phytoene synthase CrtB, with protein MLQIPKTARMRPLVSLEESYELCRQITATYAKTFYLGTLLMPEAKRRAIWAIYAWCRHTDELVDGKESEITTPDTLDRWEDRLEEVFSGKAKADEEVALVHTLEQFPLEIQPFRDMIAGQRMDLFQNRYHTFDDLYLYCYRVAGTVGLMSTKVMGVNELGNYAPWHRNREPYVPLEEAIALGIANQLTNILRDVGEDIQRGRIYLPLEELALFDYTEADLLNGVIDKRWKEFMRFQIQRARKFFKQAERGVQYLISDARWPVWSALMLYQQILGAIERNDYDVFTKRAYVSLPRKLVSLPVAYMRSQIF; from the coding sequence ATGCTGCAAATACCCAAGACTGCTCGCATGAGACCGCTCGTCTCCCTCGAAGAATCTTACGAACTTTGTCGTCAAATTACGGCCACCTACGCCAAAACCTTTTATTTGGGGACGTTGTTGATGCCAGAAGCCAAGCGCCGCGCTATCTGGGCCATCTATGCTTGGTGTCGCCATACCGATGAATTAGTCGATGGCAAAGAAAGCGAAATTACTACTCCCGATACCCTAGATCGCTGGGAAGACCGCCTGGAAGAGGTCTTTTCTGGCAAGGCAAAGGCGGATGAAGAAGTGGCGTTAGTCCATACTCTGGAACAGTTTCCCCTCGAAATCCAGCCCTTTCGCGATATGATTGCCGGACAGCGGATGGACTTATTCCAAAATCGCTATCACACGTTTGATGACTTGTATCTCTATTGCTACCGAGTCGCAGGAACAGTGGGGTTAATGTCTACAAAGGTGATGGGAGTGAATGAGTTGGGGAATTATGCACCTTGGCATCGCAACCGAGAACCTTACGTTCCTCTGGAAGAAGCGATCGCTCTGGGGATAGCCAACCAACTGACGAATATTCTTCGAGATGTGGGCGAGGATATCCAGCGAGGCAGAATTTATTTACCCTTAGAAGAGTTAGCCTTGTTCGATTATACCGAAGCTGACTTACTTAATGGCGTTATCGACAAGCGCTGGAAAGAATTTATGCGCTTCCAAATCCAGCGCGCGCGAAAGTTCTTCAAACAAGCAGAACGAGGGGTACAGTATTTGATTAGCGATGCTCGCTGGCCGGTATGGTCGGCTCTGATGCTCTATCAACAAATTTTAGGGGCGATCGAGCGCAATGACTATGATGTATTTACGAAGCGAGCTTATGTTTCGCTGCCGAGAAAGTTAGTGAGTTTGCCGGTAGCTTATATGCGATCGCAAATTTTCTAA
- the pds gene encoding 15-cis-phytoene desaturase: MRVAIAGAGLAGLSCAKYLTDAGHTPIILERRDVLGGKVAAWKDEDGDWYETGLHIFFGAYPNMLQLFKELDIEDRLQWKEHAMIFNQPEKPGTYSRFDFPDLPAPINGMIAILRNNDMLTWPEKIQFGLGLLPAIVKGQSYVEDMDKYSFSEWLKQQKVPPRVETEVFIAMSKALNFINPDEISSTVILTALNRFLQEKNGSKMAFLDGSPTERLCQPLVDYISDRNGEVRLNAPVKQFLLNDDYSVSGFLLRGLDGAPDEVLHADAYVSAMPVDPLKTILPQPWKAMSYFQKLQGLEGVPVINLHLWFDRKLTDIDHLLFSRSPLLSVYADMSNTCKAYADPDRSMLELVLAPAADWISKSDDEIIAATLDELKRLFPQHFSGDNPAQLRKSHVVKTPRSVYKATPGRQNHRPSQETPIPNFYLTGDYTMQRYLASMEGAVLSGKLTAQAIVRSQELGETPIKSPARSESTP, encoded by the coding sequence ATGCGAGTAGCGATCGCCGGAGCAGGATTAGCCGGACTCTCCTGCGCTAAATATCTCACCGATGCCGGCCACACCCCCATCATTCTGGAACGTCGGGACGTTCTCGGAGGCAAAGTAGCCGCTTGGAAAGACGAAGATGGAGACTGGTACGAAACCGGGTTGCACATTTTCTTTGGGGCCTATCCCAATATGTTGCAACTGTTTAAAGAACTCGACATTGAAGATCGGCTGCAGTGGAAAGAGCACGCGATGATCTTCAATCAACCCGAGAAACCCGGAACCTATTCTCGGTTTGACTTCCCCGACTTGCCCGCTCCGATTAACGGCATGATTGCTATTCTGCGTAATAACGACATGCTCACCTGGCCGGAGAAAATTCAATTCGGCTTGGGTTTGCTTCCGGCGATCGTTAAGGGACAGAGCTATGTGGAGGACATGGATAAATATTCCTTCAGCGAGTGGCTCAAACAACAGAAGGTTCCGCCGCGCGTGGAAACGGAAGTGTTTATCGCCATGTCCAAGGCATTGAACTTCATCAACCCGGACGAAATTTCCTCTACCGTCATTCTGACCGCACTCAATCGCTTTCTGCAAGAGAAAAACGGCTCGAAAATGGCCTTTCTCGATGGCTCGCCTACGGAACGACTGTGCCAACCGTTAGTGGATTATATTAGCGATCGCAACGGAGAAGTCCGACTCAATGCCCCAGTCAAGCAATTTCTTCTCAACGACGACTACAGCGTTAGCGGTTTCCTCCTGCGCGGATTAGACGGCGCGCCGGATGAAGTGCTTCATGCCGATGCCTATGTCTCAGCAATGCCCGTCGATCCGCTGAAAACAATCTTGCCCCAACCTTGGAAAGCCATGTCTTACTTCCAAAAGTTGCAAGGCTTAGAAGGAGTCCCGGTGATTAATCTACATCTGTGGTTCGATCGCAAACTCACCGACATCGATCACCTGCTCTTCTCGCGATCGCCCCTGCTCAGCGTTTACGCAGATATGAGCAACACCTGCAAAGCCTATGCCGATCCCGATCGCTCCATGCTCGAGCTGGTTCTGGCTCCTGCGGCAGACTGGATCTCCAAGTCCGACGACGAGATTATTGCCGCCACCCTGGACGAACTCAAACGGTTATTCCCCCAACACTTTAGCGGAGATAACCCAGCTCAACTGCGCAAATCTCACGTGGTGAAAACCCCGCGCTCCGTTTACAAAGCCACTCCCGGACGACAAAACCATCGTCCCTCCCAAGAAACCCCAATTCCGAACTTCTACCTCACCGGAGATTACACCATGCAGCGCTACCTCGCCAGTATGGAAGGGGCCGTGCTTTCTGGTAAACTAACGGCTCAAGCTATTGTCAGAAGTCAGGAATTAGGAGAAACTCCAATAAAGTCCCCTGCTCGCTCTGAGTCTACTCCCTAA
- a CDS encoding AI-2E family transporter: MTLGQLLGFFSLVTSLYILWTIRQILLLVFTAVVLATALNRGVRLVQKTGIKRGPSVLVTIAITVLAFLLFYWIIVPPFIEQFQILIDLIPTGIDRLRFLLAQWRQDTPTWLPEPPDLSSGFQQIQPLIAQVFGNFYSFFSSSIIAVGQFLLVLILTLMFLGNPTAYRQALVRLFPSFYRRRADKILSECEVALGNWFGGVIVNSLFIGTLSAIGLSIIGVRLVLAHALLAGLLNFIPNIGPVLSVVSPMTIALLEQGGFLKAGAVLVLYVIVQQVESYWLTPTVMAKQVSLLPAVTLLAQLFFARTFGLIGLFLALPLTVIAQVWIKRLLLEDILDRWTKKAGISQAIAASEVNTNLSLESAEELEIPEDVGAITAENYEREDRVEEEQNP, translated from the coding sequence GTGACGTTAGGGCAACTACTGGGATTTTTCAGTTTAGTGACATCGCTATATATCCTCTGGACAATTCGGCAAATTTTATTGTTGGTATTTACTGCTGTCGTGCTCGCAACTGCCCTCAATCGAGGCGTTCGCCTAGTACAAAAAACAGGGATTAAGCGAGGGCCGTCTGTCTTAGTCACCATTGCCATTACTGTTTTAGCCTTCCTCTTATTCTACTGGATTATTGTTCCTCCCTTTATCGAACAATTCCAAATCCTCATTGACTTAATCCCAACTGGAATCGATAGGTTGCGATTTTTGCTCGCTCAATGGCGGCAAGACACTCCCACTTGGCTACCCGAACCTCCCGATTTATCGAGCGGGTTTCAACAAATTCAACCCTTAATTGCCCAAGTTTTTGGTAACTTTTATTCCTTCTTTTCCAGTTCGATTATTGCCGTCGGGCAATTTTTACTGGTTCTGATTTTAACCTTAATGTTTTTAGGAAACCCAACGGCCTATCGCCAAGCGTTAGTGCGGTTGTTTCCTTCATTCTATCGCCGACGAGCAGACAAAATTTTATCTGAATGCGAAGTTGCTTTAGGTAACTGGTTTGGAGGCGTTATTGTTAACTCTCTGTTTATTGGAACCCTAAGTGCAATTGGCTTATCCATTATTGGAGTTCGCTTGGTATTGGCGCACGCTTTACTCGCCGGATTGCTCAATTTTATTCCCAACATCGGGCCGGTATTAAGTGTGGTCTCGCCAATGACGATCGCCTTACTCGAGCAAGGAGGATTTCTGAAAGCGGGTGCGGTGTTAGTATTATACGTTATCGTGCAACAAGTTGAGAGCTATTGGTTAACCCCAACAGTCATGGCAAAACAAGTGTCTCTGCTACCGGCGGTGACCTTATTAGCACAACTCTTCTTTGCCAGAACTTTCGGACTCATCGGGTTGTTTTTAGCCCTACCCTTAACCGTGATTGCGCAAGTTTGGATTAAGCGATTGTTATTAGAAGATATCCTCGATCGCTGGACCAAGAAAGCCGGGATTTCTCAAGCAATAGCCGCTTCCGAAGTCAATACCAATCTTTCGCTCGAGTCCGCCGAAGAGCTAGAAATACCGGAAGATGTGGGAGCAATTACTGCGGAAAATTACGAACGTGAGGACAGGGTTGAGGAAGAACAGAATCCATAG
- a CDS encoding DUF4033 domain-containing protein: protein MTISEPTSYQDTFLDRIFIALFTRKMSAALGARTSKKGYEGFVDISKQIMQGRNALEQQHLVKKVLNSLIPAPILTLLRALISPNQWVCESNAWFAAHLFEWLVGPCHLEDVEIISENNTSSWQKSNVKIEKCRYLEQSGCVGLCINLCKLPTQDFFTQQFGIPLTMNPNFEDFSCDMIFGQTPPALEQEEVFQQPCLKQHCSMDSVLPQPCPHVRNFPQ, encoded by the coding sequence ATGACCATTTCCGAACCGACTTCTTATCAAGACACCTTCCTCGATCGCATCTTTATTGCTCTGTTTACGCGTAAAATGTCAGCAGCTTTAGGTGCTCGAACTTCCAAAAAAGGCTACGAAGGATTTGTTGATATCTCCAAACAGATAATGCAGGGACGCAACGCCCTCGAGCAACAACATCTAGTTAAAAAAGTATTAAACTCCCTGATTCCTGCCCCAATTTTAACCCTACTGCGCGCTCTCATCTCTCCCAATCAATGGGTTTGCGAATCCAATGCTTGGTTTGCGGCTCATTTATTTGAATGGTTGGTCGGACCTTGCCACCTAGAAGACGTTGAAATTATTAGTGAAAATAACACTAGCTCCTGGCAAAAGAGCAACGTAAAGATCGAAAAATGCCGATATTTAGAGCAAAGCGGTTGCGTCGGACTCTGTATTAATCTGTGTAAACTCCCCACTCAAGACTTTTTTACCCAACAGTTTGGGATTCCTTTAACCATGAATCCCAATTTTGAAGATTTCAGTTGTGATATGATTTTTGGTCAAACTCCACCTGCGTTAGAACAGGAAGAGGTATTCCAACAACCTTGTTTAAAACAGCATTGTTCTATGGATTCTGTTCTTCCTCAACCCTGTCCTCACGTTCGTAATTTTCCGCAGTAA